The Actinomycetota bacterium genome includes the window AAATCCCGGCTATACTTCTCGAGCGCCTGGTATTTCTCCTCCGGGCTCTGGTCGGTCACCCGCCGGCTTCCGCGCACGTCCACGAGAACCTTGAGAACCGCTTCTTTGGTAACGCCGAGCGAACTCAACATCTTTCCGACCGTTCCCTTATCCGCGGCGAGCGCGAGAAGCAGGTGCTCGGTACTGACATACTCGTCTTTAAGCCCTTCGGCCTCGATGAAGGCCGCGTCGATAGTGCTCTTCAACTCCGGTGCTATATAGGTCGCGCCCGCGCCCGAGACCTTGGGCCGGCGGTCGAGTTCGGCTTGAATCCGTTCTTTGATCGTGTCGGGGTCGAGAGCGAGTTTCCGCAATATCGGCGCCGCTACGCCGTCCGCCTGGCCGACCAGGGCCAACAAGAGATGTTCGCCTTCGACCTGCTGGTGGCCCATACTGTCCGCCAGCCGCTGGGCTTCGCCGAGCGCCTCCTGGGATTTTATCGTAAATTTATCCAACCTCATCTTCTTTCACCTTCTTGCATGCGCTTAGCACTTCTCTTTGCGGAGCACGATCTTGCCCCGGCGCATCGGCACGAGGGCGCTCTGCCGTATCTTGCCGAGTTCTTCGTCGAGCGCGCCCCGGAGCTTGGCGGTCTGCTTCTCGAGCGCCTCCATAAGCCCCTGCAGTTCTTCAATCTCGTCTTGGAGTTCGAATATCTTGACGACCCCGGCTAGGTTTACGCCGAGTCCCTGGGTGAGCATCTGTATTAGCTTTAAGCGGTCGACATCGCGCTGCGAGTACAACCTCGTCGAACCCTGGGTACGCTTCGGGTCGATAAGTTTCTTCCGTTCGTAAATGCGGAGCGTCTGCGGGTGCATCCCCGCGAGTTTCGCCGCCACGCTTATCATATAAACCGGCTCGTCGTACATCTTCTCTCCTTAGGGGACGTTGTTTCCAGTGCGTCCTAACTTCCCACTCCAAATATCATTGAACAATCGCACGGCCCTTAGGTCTCGCGATTCGCGTTACTCTTTAAAATTCTTCCTCGGGTCTTCCTTGCGGGCATCGGCAAACCTCACGAGCAGCTCTTTTTCGGCTCCCGAGAGTTCTGTCGGCACGGTTATGCGGACCTTGGCGAGCATATCGCCCCGGCCCGTCCCTTTAAGCTTGGGCGCTCCTTTGCCGCGGAGGCGGAAGGTCCGGCCCTCCTGGGTACCGGCGGGAATCTTCAAGGAGACGCTACCGTCGACGGTGGGCGCCTCGATACTAGCTCCGAGGGCCGCTTCGGTAAAGGTAATCGGGAGGTCGAGCTGGATGTCGCTGCCGTTCCTGATGAAATAGGGGTGTTTGGCGACCTTGGCGACGACATAGAGGTCGCCGTGGGGCCCGCCGTTCAAGCCGGCTTGCCCTTTGCCTTTGAACCTGAGCTTGCTGCCGTCGGCGACACCGGCCGGGATCTTTATCGTCTCACTCTTCTGTGCGCGTATGCGGCCGTTGCCCCGGCAAGCCGCGCAGGGTCTCTCGACTATGCTTCCCTGGCCGCCGCAATTCGGGCACGCCCGACTGATACTGAAGATACCCTGGTCGTCCGCGACCACGCCGCGTCCGCCGCACGCCGCGCAGGCAACCCTCCCCGAGCCGGATGCCGCGCCTGTCCCGCCACACGACGAACAGGTCTCTTCCCTGTCGACCGAGAGCGTAACGGTCTTACCCTTAAGCGCCTCGTCGAAGGTGAGGCTTACGTTATACGTTATATCGGAGCCTTTGGTCCGCGTCTGCTGCGGCCTCGCTCCACCGCGCCCGACGCCCGCGCCGCCCCCGAAAAGGTCGAAGAGGTCGCCGAAGCCGTTAAACGAGAATCCCTGGTCAGCGCCACCGGCAGTGCTCCGTCCGCCACCCGGGCCGGGGCCGCCGAAATAGCGCCCCATCTCGTCGTATTCCTTGCGCTTTTTCGCGTCTTTAAGAACCTCATAGGCCTCGCTTATTTCTTTGAACTTCTCTTCCGTCGTCGAATCGCTCTTGTTCGCGTCGGGATGATATTTCCGCGCGAGCTTGCGGTACGCATCTTTTATCTCTTTCCGCGTCGCATTCTTGCTCACCCCGAGAACCGCGTAGTAATCCTTATATGTCCTGCTCGAACTCATCCGCCATCACCATTATCAGCTGTCAGGAATTAGCTATCAGATTGTCAGGGCTAAAGCCCTGAGCTACGAGTGCTAGCCGCACCCTCGTTCCGCACCCGCTTTCTACTTTGCGACTTTTACCATCGCCGGGCGCAACAGCCTTCCCTTCAGCTCATAGCCCTTCTGTAGAACTTCAATCACCGTATTCTCGGCGTGCCCTTCGCTTTCGACCTGCAGGACGGCCTCGTGCCGCTCGGGGTCGAACTCCCGGCCCAAGGGGTCGATGACTTCGACACACTCCTTCGCCAGCAACGCGTTGAGCTGCGTATAGATAAGCTCAAAGCCTTCGGTCAAGCTCGCGCTCGATGCTCCGGCTTCCGCCGCGTGAAGCGCCCGCTCGATATTGTCGATGAGCGGCAGCAGCTCCCGCATTACGGTCTGCGTCGCATACTGGACAATCTGTTCTTGCTCCCGCAGCATCCGCTTGCGATAATTGTCCATCTCAGCCTGGACCCGCTTGGCCATATCCAAGTATTCCGCCGCGTCCGCCTCTTTCCGACTCAAGCGCTCTTTCAAATCCTCATAGCTCTCGCCCGGCGCGCCCTCCGGCCCGGCTTCTTCGCCGTCCACTGCGTCGACCTCTGCCGATACCGGCTCCGCCGGGTCGTCGCCAAATCCATTCCGGTTTTTATCCCCTGTCAAAACTATCACCTCAAACGCCGGGAAGGAATTTTCCTCCCCCGTCTTACTTCGCTTCGCCTTCTTCGTCGACTACTTCGAAATCGGCATCGACGACGTCCTCAGCCTCGCCCGCGGCTTCATCGCCCGCGCCCGGAGCCGCCTGCTGTTGCTGCTCGTATACGGCCTGGCCGATTTTGTACGATTGCTCAAGCAACACTTCGTGCGCCTTCTTTATCTGCTCGACGTCGGAGCCCTTAAGCGCCTCTTTCGCGTCGGCTACCGCTTTCTCGATCGCCTCTTTGTCGGCGTCGGTCAGCTTCTCGCCCACATCTTTGAGCGTGCGCTCGGTCGTGTATACCAGGTTATCCGCATTGTTTCGCACCTCGGCTTCTTCGCGGCGCTTGCGGTCTTCTTCCGCGTGCGACTTGGACTCGTCGACCATCCGGTCTATCTCATCCTTGTTGAGCGCGGTGGCGCCGGTAACCGTGATGCGCTGCTCTTTGCCGGTGCCCAAATCTTTCGCCGAGACGTTGACTATGCCGTTGGCGTCGATGTCGAAAGCGACCTCGACCTGCGGCACGCCTCGCGGCGCCGGCGGCATGTCCACCAGATGGAACCGCCCTAAGGTCTTATTGTAGGCCGCCATCTCGCGCTCGCCCTGGAGTACGTGTATCTCAACGCTCGTCTGTCCGTCGGCGGCGGTCGTAAATATCTCGCTTTTTCGCGTCGGAATCGTCGTGTTTCTCTCGATAAGCTTCGTGAAGACGCCCCCGAGCGTCTCGATTCCGAGCGAGAGCGGGGTGACGTCGAGGAGAAGAATGTCTTTTACCTCTCCCATGAGCACGCCGGCCTGGATGGCCGCGCCGGCCGCTACTACCTCGTCCGGGTTGACGCCCATGTGCGGGTCTTTGCCGGTATACTCCTTTACCATCTCCTGTACCGCCGGCATCCTGGTGGAGCCGCCGACGAGGATGACGTGATCGATGTCGTCGGCGCTTACGCCGGCGTCTTTCATCGCCTGCTGAACCGGCTTACGGCACCGGTCGAGATAGTCGGTCGTCATCCGCTGGAACTCAGTGCGAGTCAGCGACATCTCGAGGTGCTTCGGCCCTTCGGCGTCGGCTGTGATAAACGGGAGATTTATGTTGGTCGAAAGCGTCGTGGACAGCTCCATCTTCGCCTTCTCCGCCGTCTCCTTGAGGCGCTGAAGCGCCATCTTGTCGTTGCGTAAATCGATACCGTATTTCGACTTGAAGTCGTCGGCCATCCAGTCGATTACCTTCTGGTCCCAATCGTCGCCGCCGAGATGGTTGTCGCCCGCGGTCGCCCGCACCTCGAAAACACCGTCGCCGATGTCGAGAATTGAGACGTCGAAGGTACCCCCACCCAGGTCGAAGATGAGAATCGTCTGGTCATGCTCTTTGTCGAGACCGTACGCGAGCGCGGCGGCCGTCGGCTCGTTGATAATACGTAAGACCTCGAGACCCGCTATCTTGCCGGCGTCTTTCGTCGCCTGGCGCTGCGCGTCCTCGAAGTAAGCGGGAACCGTGATGACCGCCTGGGTAATCTTCTCGCCGAGATACGCCTCCGCGTCCCTCTTGAATTTCCGCAAAATGAAGGCGGATATCTGCTGCGGCGTATAATCCTTACCGTCGATATCTATCTTCCAGTCGGTGCCCATATGGCGCTTGACCGATGCGATAGTCCGCTCCGGATTTGTAATCGCCTGGCGTTTGGCAACCTCGCCGGTGAGCACCTCGCCGGTCTTGGAAAACGCGATGACCGAAGGCGTGACCCTCCCGCCTTCCGCGTTGGCTATTACCTTCGGCTCACCAACCTCGAGAATCGCCATACATGAATTTGTCGTTCCAAGATCGATACCTAAAGCTTTTGGCATAAAAAACACTCCTATCGCTATATTTTTGTCATAAGTATAAAATCTAAGTCTGGTATTGTCAAGATTTATGACGGCGACCTTATTATAGTTATCGGCTGACCTTTGAGGCCTTTAATTATTTTTTGATTTATTCTTGCGGCGACGCAACTCGGCGGTTCGCAGTAAATAATCGCCAAATTCTCTTTGTCAAATCACTTTACAAGCGGCTAGCAGTCATGTATAAGATTTATTGTGTAGCGTACGGCCTATTTATTAGGGAGGAATTATAATGTCAAAACCATTAATCGATGTCGATGAGTGCTCCGGCTGCGGAACCTGCATAGACAGCTGCCCGAACGATGTGTTCGAACTCGTCGACGACATCGCAAAAGCTACCGATGCGGATAGCTGCGACGGCTGCAAGGCTTGCGAAGAAGAATGCGCGATGGAAGCCATCACCATAGAGGACTAAGCTATTATCCTAAGACCTGAAAACGCCGGACGCGGGTTTGGCGTCTTTTTTGTATACAAGAAAATAGGCTCCCCCTAAACCGGCTACCCACGCTCGGTCGAGTCTTCGCTTTTATGTTAGCGCGCTCGACATCGACGACAAAAGGTCTGGTGCCGCGCCAAGAACAAAACAAAGTTTTGCTCTTGGCGCGTTTATCTGGTAAAAATATTATTAAGCGACGGTTTGTGCTTCGCTTTTGCGTGAGACGTTTTTCGCCCTCGACATGACGCTTCAGCGCCACAAAGCTTAAGCCGAACACGGATAGAGGAATGGGGGGCTTTGATTGAAAAAAATACTAAGCGGTATTCCGGGGTTGGATGATTTGCTCGATGGGGGGCTGTACGAGAGAAGCTCGACCGTCATTGCGGGCCCTCCGGGTACCGGGAAGACGACCTTTGCGACGCAATTCATATACCAGGGCGCGGCCGCGCTCGACGAAGCGGGTATATTTATAACATTCGAGGAATTCCCGGAGATCATCTATCGCGACGCCATGAATTTCGGCTGGGATTTGAAGGAGCAAGAGGCGGCCGGAAAGCTAAGAATAATCTTCACGTCACCCGCGGTTCTCAAAAGCGAACTCGAGAAAGAAAACGGCCTAGTCGATAGATTGGTCGCCGAAATCGGCGCTAAACGCATAGTCATCGACTCGGTCACGCTGATGGAGCAGATAAGCCGCGATACCATCGAACTCAGGCAACTCTTTAATAGCCTTATAAACGGCCTAAAGCGACTAGGGCTGACGACGGTATTGACGAGCGAAGTCCCGCTCCTCTTCGGCCACGAGAACACATTCGAGACGAGCATAGGTTTTGTCGTCGACAACATACTATTTTTACGTTACGTTGAGATAGAGAGCGAGCTTGAGACCGCTCTGACTATCTTGAAGGTGCGCGGGAGCAAACACGCTAAAGATATCCGCAAATATGAAATCGCGGAGAACGGGGTGACCATCGAGGCCAAGTTCTCGGGCCACCAGGGAATCCTGACCGGATTCCCATCGAGAATGATCAGCGGAAAGACGCTCCTTGAGGAAGGCCTTATCCGCAAAAAAAGGTAATCGAGATGAGCTTTATCGTAGCAGTCGAAACACTCAACTTCATCCTGGCGAGTCTGGCGGCTCTGATATCCCTGGGAATCTTGCGAAAGGTGGCCGGCAACCTCGCCGCGAGCTGGCGATACGCGGTGGTAGCCTTCCAAATACTCGCGATGGCGACGCTCTTTGCCGTCATCAACGAATTGGGGGTCATCTCGATAGCGGGTGTCGGCTCGGACCTGTTGAGAAACACCGCGCATTTCGTCTTCATCATACTCGCCTTCTTCGGGCTGCTCCGTAATTACCAACTAATACGGAATTTGACCGAGCGTGATTCGTAATGACAGTCGTCGACCTTCTCGCCATAGTCGTGGCCGTAACCGGCCTCGCGG containing:
- the dnaJ gene encoding molecular chaperone DnaJ, whose product is MSSSRTYKDYYAVLGVSKNATRKEIKDAYRKLARKYHPDANKSDSTTEEKFKEISEAYEVLKDAKKRKEYDEMGRYFGGPGPGGGRSTAGGADQGFSFNGFGDLFDLFGGGAGVGRGGARPQQTRTKGSDITYNVSLTFDEALKGKTVTLSVDREETCSSCGGTGAASGSGRVACAACGGRGVVADDQGIFSISRACPNCGGQGSIVERPCAACRGNGRIRAQKSETIKIPAGVADGSKLRFKGKGQAGLNGGPHGDLYVVAKVAKHPYFIRNGSDIQLDLPITFTEAALGASIEAPTVDGSVSLKIPAGTQEGRTFRLRGKGAPKLKGTGRGDMLAKVRITVPTELSGAEKELLVRFADARKEDPRKNFKE
- a CDS encoding ATPase; its protein translation is MKKILSGIPGLDDLLDGGLYERSSTVIAGPPGTGKTTFATQFIYQGAAALDEAGIFITFEEFPEIIYRDAMNFGWDLKEQEAAGKLRIIFTSPAVLKSELEKENGLVDRLVAEIGAKRIVIDSVTLMEQISRDTIELRQLFNSLINGLKRLGLTTVLTSEVPLLFGHENTFETSIGFVVDNILFLRYVEIESELETALTILKVRGSKHAKDIRKYEIAENGVTIEAKFSGHQGILTGFPSRMISGKTLLEEGLIRKKR
- a CDS encoding helix-turn-helix transcriptional regulator — protein: MYDEPVYMISVAAKLAGMHPQTLRIYERKKLIDPKRTQGSTRLYSQRDVDRLKLIQMLTQGLGVNLAGVVKIFELQDEIEELQGLMEALEKQTAKLRGALDEELGKIRQSALVPMRRGKIVLRKEKC
- the dnaK gene encoding molecular chaperone DnaK, which produces MPKALGIDLGTTNSCMAILEVGEPKVIANAEGGRVTPSVIAFSKTGEVLTGEVAKRQAITNPERTIASVKRHMGTDWKIDIDGKDYTPQQISAFILRKFKRDAEAYLGEKITQAVITVPAYFEDAQRQATKDAGKIAGLEVLRIINEPTAAALAYGLDKEHDQTILIFDLGGGTFDVSILDIGDGVFEVRATAGDNHLGGDDWDQKVIDWMADDFKSKYGIDLRNDKMALQRLKETAEKAKMELSTTLSTNINLPFITADAEGPKHLEMSLTRTEFQRMTTDYLDRCRKPVQQAMKDAGVSADDIDHVILVGGSTRMPAVQEMVKEYTGKDPHMGVNPDEVVAAGAAIQAGVLMGEVKDILLLDVTPLSLGIETLGGVFTKLIERNTTIPTRKSEIFTTAADGQTSVEIHVLQGEREMAAYNKTLGRFHLVDMPPAPRGVPQVEVAFDIDANGIVNVSAKDLGTGKEQRITVTGATALNKDEIDRMVDESKSHAEEDRKRREEAEVRNNADNLVYTTERTLKDVGEKLTDADKEAIEKAVADAKEALKGSDVEQIKKAHEVLLEQSYKIGQAVYEQQQQAAPGAGDEAAGEAEDVVDADFEVVDEEGEAK
- a CDS encoding 4Fe-4S binding protein, encoding MSKPLIDVDECSGCGTCIDSCPNDVFELVDDIAKATDADSCDGCKACEEECAMEAITIED
- the grpE gene encoding nucleotide exchange factor GrpE; its protein translation is MTGDKNRNGFGDDPAEPVSAEVDAVDGEEAGPEGAPGESYEDLKERLSRKEADAAEYLDMAKRVQAEMDNYRKRMLREQEQIVQYATQTVMRELLPLIDNIERALHAAEAGASSASLTEGFELIYTQLNALLAKECVEVIDPLGREFDPERHEAVLQVESEGHAENTVIEVLQKGYELKGRLLRPAMVKVAK